AAAGCATTAATTATGAAAAAACTCTGGCTAACGTGGTTTAAATCGTTGTAACTACCATTCTTTAGCGATAACATGGGAATAAGTTTACTACGAGCTTTTCATTTTTCGTTTAGCTGAAATCTTTTTTATGGAAATTCAATTAATCAATATCGGTTTTGGTAATATCGTCTCTGCCAACAGAGTCGTTGCCATCGTTAGTCCAGAATCTGCTCCCATTAAACGGATTATTACCGATGCTAGGGATAGAGGTCAATTAGTTGATGCTACCTATGGAAGACGGACTAGGGCAGTGATTATTACTGATTCTAGTCATGTTATTCTCTCCGCGATTCAGCCAGAAACAGTAGCCAATCGGTTTGTCATTTCTCGTGATCATCATGTTGTAGATAATTAATCATCGGCATAATTATCAACCCAATTCTATTTGTACCATATCGGCTGTAGGATATGAATAGACTGGATTTCTGTCACCAGTGCTACAAATTCTTTAGTCTTGATGCTATTTTGAAGAGTGAGGATGAGAAATACTGGCGCAAAAGCTTATACCACAGGTATTTAACCATCTCAAGTCCCAAGTTCAAAATGGTATTAGTTATTTTAGTCGCTAACACAAGACTAAGGAATCATTTGTATTTATTAATTCACTCTTTTCACGGATAATGCAAGTCTTACCTACCCATAATGGTGCAAATACGAAAGAATGTCTGCCTCTGGGCAAACTAATTGTTTTAACCGGTCCGAGTGGAGTCGGCAAAGGTACATTAATGAATGAAATTCTCCGGCGTTATCCAGAATTGCATTATTCAGTATCTGCAACGACTCGTTCTCCCCGTCCGGGAGAAATCAATGGTAAAAACTATCACTTTATTAGTCGGAGTCAGTTTGAACAGTTAGTTACTCAAGGCGAATTTTTAGAATGGGCAGAATTTGCTGGTAACTGTTATGGTACACCCCGTGAGGCTGTGCTGAATCACGTTCAAGCTGGTAAGTTGGTGGTGCTAGAAATTGAGTTAGCAGGAGCAAGACAAATTCGTCATACCTTTCCTAGCGCTCTCAGTATCTTTATTTTACCACCTTCATTTGCAGAATTAGAAAAGCGGATACGCGGGCGCGGACAAGATGCGGAAGAGGCTATTTCTCTTCGTTTGCAACGTGCTGAAGAGGAAATTGTCGCTGCTAACGAATTTGATATAAAAATTATCAATGATGATTTTGAGCAAGCTGTAAAGGAAATAGAGAAGGCGATTTTTGAATAAATATCTGGTAATGGGTAATGGGTAATGGGTGATTGGTAAACAAATTCTCCCTCTTGCCTGTTCCCTCTTGCCTCTTGCCTCTTGCCTCTTCCCTAAATGGGTAATAGCCCAAATTAGCAACTATTACCCATTACCAGTCATCAAATTAACCCAATAAACCTTGGATTAATCCAGAATTACCTGTCAAGAAGAACGCAACTACTGCGCCACCGATACCACCAATTAAGAAAGCGCTGGCAAAATTATTCCAGCTTTCCTTAGAGTTGAAAGCATCAACAGGAGGATTGGGTACAGCAACACTAGCAAGAGCTTTATCAGGATTGCTATTAGCGTATAAAGATAGACAAGCAGTTAAAATTACAACCAAGCCAATACTGCCCAGTAAACCAGCTAAGTTAGCATTAGGGGCATTGCGT
The DNA window shown above is from Anabaena sp. WA102 and carries:
- the gmk gene encoding guanylate kinase — translated: MQVLPTHNGANTKECLPLGKLIVLTGPSGVGKGTLMNEILRRYPELHYSVSATTRSPRPGEINGKNYHFISRSQFEQLVTQGEFLEWAEFAGNCYGTPREAVLNHVQAGKLVVLEIELAGARQIRHTFPSALSIFILPPSFAELEKRIRGRGQDAEEAISLRLQRAEEEIVAANEFDIKIINDDFEQAVKEIEKAIFE
- a CDS encoding photosystem I reaction center subunit XI, which codes for MAIAAGRDPQKGDLETPINSAPLVKWFISNLPAYRPGLNPFRRGLEVGMAHGYLLFGPFDKLGPLRNAPNANLAGLLGSIGLVVILTACLSLYANSNPDKALASVAVPNPPVDAFNSKESWNNFASAFLIGGIGGAVVAFFLTGNSGLIQGLLG
- the remA gene encoding extracellular matrix/biofilm regulator RemA, whose protein sequence is MEIQLINIGFGNIVSANRVVAIVSPESAPIKRIITDARDRGQLVDATYGRRTRAVIITDSSHVILSAIQPETVANRFVISRDHHVVDN